The following are from one region of the Streptomyces brevispora genome:
- a CDS encoding alpha-lytic protease prodomain-containing protein: protein MRRITALRTALSAVLLVGAWAGAGFPAASAADTPATANRAVSDAPPASAGLLAAMRKDLGLTESQARARLSAEKTATAIQGKAKRAAGAAYGGSWYDPSTGGLTVAVTSNKQKAAVRATGAAVRLVTHTARRLDAVKARIDKLDAPAGVSSWHVDPEANKVVVNIVASAQGDNDVRKFVERAREAGPVVVEQTARAPQTFAAGTVGGDPYYTGNVRCSIGFSVYGGFVTAGHCGQAGAGVRGWDGSAIGNFQGSSFPGDDYAWVSVGNGWWTVPVVLGWGTVSDQLVRGSAAAPVGASICRSGSTSHWHCGNVLATNETVNYSQGAVYQMTKTSVCAEPGDSGGSFISGDQAQGVTSGGWGNCTSGGETWHQPINEILNRYGLTLHTA, encoded by the coding sequence TTGAGACGCATCACAGCTTTACGGACCGCTCTGTCCGCCGTGCTCCTCGTCGGAGCCTGGGCGGGCGCGGGCTTCCCCGCCGCCTCCGCCGCCGACACCCCCGCCACCGCAAACCGCGCCGTCTCCGACGCGCCCCCGGCGTCCGCCGGACTGCTGGCCGCCATGCGGAAGGACCTCGGACTGACGGAAAGCCAAGCCAGGGCGAGGCTGTCCGCGGAGAAGACCGCGACCGCGATACAGGGAAAGGCGAAGCGCGCCGCCGGAGCGGCGTACGGCGGCTCCTGGTACGACCCGTCGACCGGCGGACTCACCGTGGCCGTCACCAGTAACAAGCAGAAAGCGGCTGTACGGGCGACCGGTGCGGCAGTCCGCCTGGTGACACACACCGCGCGCCGGCTCGACGCGGTCAAGGCACGGATCGACAAGCTCGACGCCCCCGCCGGGGTCAGTAGCTGGCACGTCGACCCGGAGGCCAACAAGGTCGTCGTCAACATCGTCGCCTCGGCGCAGGGTGACAACGATGTCCGGAAGTTCGTCGAGCGGGCCCGCGAGGCCGGACCGGTCGTCGTCGAGCAGACCGCCCGGGCACCGCAGACCTTCGCCGCCGGGACCGTGGGCGGAGACCCGTACTACACAGGGAACGTACGGTGCTCCATCGGCTTCTCCGTGTACGGCGGCTTCGTCACCGCCGGACACTGCGGACAGGCGGGTGCGGGCGTCAGAGGGTGGGACGGCTCCGCCATCGGGAACTTCCAGGGGTCGTCCTTCCCGGGTGACGACTATGCCTGGGTCAGTGTGGGCAACGGATGGTGGACCGTTCCCGTGGTCCTCGGCTGGGGCACCGTCTCGGATCAGCTCGTACGCGGCTCCGCCGCGGCCCCCGTCGGCGCCTCGATATGCCGTTCCGGATCCACCTCGCACTGGCACTGCGGCAACGTACTGGCCACCAACGAAACGGTGAACTACAGCCAGGGCGCGGTCTACCAGATGACCAAGACCAGCGTGTGCGCGGAGCCGGGCGACTCGGGCGGCTCCTTCATCAGCGGCGACCAGGCCCAGGGAGTCACCTCGGGCGGCTGGGGCAACTGCACCTCGGGCGGCGAGACCTGGCACCAGCCGATCAACGAGATCCTGAACCGGTACGGGCTGACGCTCCACACGGCCTGA
- a CDS encoding UDP-N-acetylmuramoyl-L-alanyl-D-glutamate--2,6-diaminopimelate ligase produces the protein MNLRELLAGHDHEVLLGDPETQITAGACFDAHRVTPGSLYIAVPGHREGGPEAVGPALARGAVAVLVDSEAPDILTAVQASLTGTCVVRVADTRTAAAVITSRYHGEPGRNMDMVAVTGTNGKTSVSYMVESVLRIAEGARVGVIGTAGSRIGDELIPMPRSVLTTPESPDFQYLLGHMRDHEVGTVVLEATSMGLLHHRVDHAFLDVGIFTNLTQDHLDDHGTMENYRDAKLRLFQGLCRSAVVNADDPVGAAIAPTMPGMVTTYGIDAEADYRATDLSMNAFGTRFTLHHEGSKYPAAIPVPGRFSVSNALASVAACHVLGHDLAGLVAALDRMPPVPGRLERFETPRGTAVIVDYAHSPDSLDKVLGAVRDFSRGRVITVFGCGGDRDVTKRARMGEIAGTRSDLCVLTSDNPRNEDPEAIMDQIAPGLEGTGTRFERHADRRTAIAFALGAAGPDDIVLVAGKGSEPYQTVGEQLIPFSDMATVRELAALQA, from the coding sequence ATGAATCTGAGGGAGTTGCTGGCCGGGCACGATCACGAGGTCCTCCTCGGTGATCCGGAGACCCAGATCACCGCCGGAGCCTGCTTCGACGCCCACCGCGTGACACCGGGATCGCTGTACATCGCTGTGCCCGGCCATCGCGAAGGCGGTCCCGAGGCCGTCGGTCCGGCCCTGGCGCGGGGTGCCGTGGCCGTGCTGGTGGACAGCGAGGCACCGGACATCCTGACGGCGGTGCAGGCATCGCTCACCGGCACGTGCGTGGTGCGGGTGGCGGACACCCGTACGGCAGCGGCGGTCATCACCTCCCGTTACCACGGAGAACCCGGCCGGAACATGGACATGGTGGCCGTCACCGGCACGAACGGGAAGACCTCGGTCTCGTACATGGTCGAGTCCGTGCTCAGGATCGCCGAGGGCGCGAGAGTCGGAGTGATCGGCACCGCCGGCAGCCGGATCGGTGACGAACTCATCCCGATGCCCCGCTCTGTCCTGACCACACCGGAATCGCCGGACTTCCAGTACCTCCTGGGGCACATGCGTGACCACGAGGTCGGCACCGTGGTCCTGGAAGCGACTTCGATGGGCCTGCTGCACCACCGGGTGGACCATGCCTTCCTCGACGTGGGTATCTTCACCAATCTGACGCAGGACCACCTGGACGACCACGGCACCATGGAGAACTACCGCGACGCCAAGCTCCGCCTCTTCCAGGGGCTGTGCCGGAGCGCCGTGGTCAACGCGGACGACCCCGTGGGCGCCGCCATCGCCCCCACGATGCCGGGCATGGTCACCACGTACGGCATCGACGCGGAGGCGGACTACCGGGCCACGGACCTGAGCATGAACGCCTTCGGTACCCGCTTCACCCTTCACCACGAGGGCAGCAAGTACCCTGCGGCGATCCCCGTACCGGGACGGTTCTCCGTGTCCAACGCGCTGGCCTCCGTGGCGGCCTGCCACGTCCTGGGCCACGACCTCGCCGGGCTGGTGGCCGCACTCGACAGGATGCCTCCGGTCCCCGGGCGGCTCGAACGCTTCGAGACGCCGCGCGGCACCGCGGTGATCGTGGACTACGCGCACTCACCGGACTCCCTGGACAAGGTTCTCGGCGCCGTCCGGGATTTCTCGCGGGGCCGGGTCATCACCGTCTTCGGGTGCGGGGGAGACCGGGACGTCACCAAGCGGGCCCGGATGGGCGAGATCGCCGGGACCCGCTCCGACCTGTGCGTCCTGACCTCGGACAACCCCAGGAACGAGGACCCCGAAGCGATCATGGACCAGATCGCCCCGGGCCTGGAGGGCACCGGAACCAGGTTCGAACGCCACGCGGACCGGCGCACCGCGATCGCCTTCGCCCTCGGGGCCGCCGGACCCGACGACATCGTGCTGGTGGCGGGGAAGGGCAGCGAGCCGTACCAGACCGTCGGCGAACAGCTGATCCCGTTCAGCGACATGGCGACGGTGCGCGAACTCGCCGCTCTGCAGGCCTGA
- a CDS encoding GNAT family N-acetyltransferase — translation MTGLRIERVDGSAKLVDWRYVHNTIIATAVLSLAEVDERARRNRLAVAYLGEVVVGCSTVRPPAPDDAVATVIARVLPDHRGRGFGGQLYARGLAEARALGADVIETCVLESSPEGLRFALDRGFVETERYVLPGDSVPFIDLRLA, via the coding sequence ATGACCGGTCTTCGGATCGAGCGGGTGGACGGCAGCGCCAAGCTCGTGGACTGGCGGTACGTCCACAACACGATCATTGCCACGGCCGTGCTGTCGCTCGCGGAGGTGGACGAGCGGGCCCGTCGCAACCGGCTGGCCGTCGCGTATCTGGGAGAAGTCGTGGTGGGTTGCTCCACCGTGCGGCCGCCCGCCCCGGACGACGCGGTGGCCACCGTGATCGCGCGGGTGCTGCCTGACCACCGTGGCCGGGGGTTCGGCGGGCAGTTGTACGCGCGGGGGCTGGCCGAAGCGCGCGCGCTCGGCGCCGATGTGATCGAGACCTGTGTCCTGGAGTCCAGCCCCGAGGGGTTGCGGTTCGCACTGGACCGTGGATTCGTCGAGACCGAGAGGTACGTACTGCCGGGTGACAGCGTGCCGTTCATCGACCTCCGCCTGGCCTGA
- a CDS encoding alpha/beta hydrolase, with protein sequence MRVRPRNSRLRRALLAALIATSVAVPVSGASRPAAVPAPAPAALAPLRDTAPGTLDARYAVTRHGILAAERTAAAHGDRRRAAALRAMADPRRHFLLFDGRDGGRTAEVFGDLAQAERIAVIVPGADTDLDRYWRLRNDSATLRKELGGRSAVVAWLGYKTPVTVSPAVLTTGRAEAAAPLLRQFTGELHTVGPAARISLLCHSYGSVVCARAAPGLRGVAAVVLCASPGTGAGNVRALHTRTTVWAGRGADDWIAGIPHTRLHLPFVSIGFGPDPMSRKFGAHTFDAGTGGHSDYLKPGSVPLKNIARIVSGTAPSGRSRHA encoded by the coding sequence ATGCGCGTCCGCCCTCGCAACAGCCGCCTGCGCCGCGCCCTGTTGGCCGCGCTCATCGCCACCTCGGTCGCCGTGCCCGTGTCCGGAGCCTCCCGCCCCGCAGCCGTACCGGCACCCGCTCCGGCCGCGCTCGCCCCGCTGCGGGACACCGCTCCGGGCACCCTGGACGCACGCTACGCCGTCACACGTCACGGCATCCTGGCAGCCGAGCGCACGGCCGCGGCCCACGGCGACCGGAGACGGGCCGCGGCGCTGCGCGCCATGGCGGATCCCCGTCGCCACTTCCTCCTCTTCGACGGCCGCGACGGCGGCCGCACCGCCGAGGTCTTCGGGGACCTGGCACAGGCCGAACGGATCGCCGTCATCGTGCCGGGCGCCGACACCGACCTCGACAGGTACTGGCGCCTGAGGAACGATTCCGCCACCCTGCGAAAGGAGTTGGGCGGGAGGTCTGCCGTCGTCGCGTGGCTCGGCTACAAAACACCTGTCACGGTGAGCCCCGCGGTCCTCACCACCGGACGCGCCGAGGCGGCCGCTCCCCTGCTCAGGCAGTTCACCGGCGAGTTGCACACCGTCGGACCGGCGGCCAGGATCTCCCTGCTCTGCCACTCCTACGGTTCGGTCGTCTGCGCCCGCGCCGCGCCCGGCCTGCGGGGAGTCGCCGCCGTCGTCCTGTGCGCCAGCCCCGGGACCGGGGCCGGCAACGTCCGCGCGCTGCACACCCGTACCACCGTCTGGGCCGGCCGGGGAGCGGACGACTGGATCGCCGGCATTCCGCACACCCGTCTCCACCTCCCCTTCGTCTCCATCGGCTTCGGACCGGACCCGATGTCGCGGAAGTTCGGCGCCCACACCTTCGACGCCGGAACCGGCGGACACAGCGACTACCTCAAGCCCGGCTCCGTACCCCTCAAGAACATCGCCCGCATCGTCTCGGGCACCGCACCCTCCGGGAGGAGCCGGCATGCGTGA
- a CDS encoding acyltransferase family protein has translation MREFIRRIDAATPYHRDRAVDALRALAILGVVLGHWLVTALVIDSGTVHVAGPLQYLPELAPVSWVFQTLAVFFLVGGQVAAKSYASARARGTTYGRWLGARTARLFRPVAALLVVWAVTAGTMLASGVGYDNLHALLELVLSPLWFLLVLAALTALTPLVTRLHPLWPVVVVLHVDIIRLGLDGPDRLGWINVAAGWLVPYCLGTAWARGDLRSRTTGWTLLIGGATATALLVLFAGYPAAMVGVPGAGISNLDPPTLAAVTFGLAQCGAALLLLGPLRRVLVRPAAWAAVALVNLSAMTVFLWHQTAMMAVTATGLLTGRALTGLHTRPDGAQWIIARLLWLPAFAVALAVCWAAFRTYEQRRQQGTTVVREGRPSRTEEAHRA, from the coding sequence ATGCGTGAGTTCATCCGGCGGATCGACGCAGCCACCCCGTACCACCGCGACCGGGCCGTCGACGCGCTGCGCGCCCTCGCCATCCTCGGAGTCGTACTCGGCCATTGGCTGGTGACCGCTCTCGTCATCGACAGCGGCACCGTCCATGTTGCCGGCCCGCTCCAGTACTTACCCGAACTCGCCCCGGTCTCCTGGGTATTCCAGACGCTCGCGGTGTTCTTCCTGGTGGGCGGGCAGGTGGCGGCCAAGAGCTATGCGTCGGCCCGTGCCCGGGGCACCACCTACGGTCGCTGGCTCGGCGCCAGGACGGCCCGGCTGTTTCGGCCGGTCGCGGCGCTGCTGGTGGTCTGGGCCGTGACGGCAGGCACGATGCTCGCCTCCGGAGTCGGCTACGACAACCTGCACGCGCTGCTGGAACTCGTCCTCTCACCCCTCTGGTTCCTGCTGGTCCTCGCCGCACTCACCGCGCTGACCCCGCTCGTCACCCGGCTCCACCCCTTGTGGCCCGTAGTCGTGGTCCTCCACGTCGACATCATCAGGCTCGGGCTCGACGGCCCCGACCGGCTCGGCTGGATCAATGTGGCCGCGGGCTGGCTCGTCCCGTACTGCCTCGGCACGGCCTGGGCCCGCGGGGACCTGCGGTCCCGTACGACCGGCTGGACCCTGCTCATCGGCGGCGCGACCGCCACCGCTCTGCTGGTCCTGTTCGCCGGATACCCCGCGGCCATGGTCGGAGTACCGGGCGCCGGCATCTCGAATCTCGACCCGCCCACCCTGGCCGCGGTCACCTTCGGCCTCGCCCAGTGCGGTGCGGCGCTGCTCCTGCTGGGCCCGCTGCGGCGGGTACTCGTGAGGCCCGCCGCATGGGCGGCCGTGGCCCTGGTCAACCTCAGTGCCATGACCGTCTTCCTCTGGCACCAGACGGCGATGATGGCGGTGACGGCGACCGGCCTGCTCACCGGTCGTGCTCTGACGGGCCTGCACACCCGTCCCGACGGCGCGCAGTGGATCATCGCCCGGCTTCTCTGGCTACCGGCCTTCGCCGTCGCCCTGGCCGTGTGCTGGGCGGCGTTCAGAACGTACGAACAGCGACGGCAGCAAGGCACCACGGTGGTGCGGGAAGGGCGACCCAGCCGGACCGAGGAGGCGCACCGTGCCTAG
- a CDS encoding sensor histidine kinase yields MRREWAGAGALLTGRVKALPRILAHDLWTTAIDPPPRSKRPGLHDWLPALLVPLVVCTVPIAAFSINTLVWQYGMDSWDAVLLGGIQSVALIAALYRPVPAWWAVTAVMTVVALTARFGAVDAPLPWTGPGIVVQAGVLLLMALRLRPRIAVEALSLSILVSLACAPHGFVAPTADTRVAVAVLTAVVVVGAALRGRQVARTELVAQEERTAEERNRRTLLEERNRIARELHDVVAHHMSVISIQAQVAPHLVENPSDELKENLAGIRENAVDALTELRRVLGVLRSEDPLSADARHTPQPTLDRLPELLANVRAAGLRVTTDLTGTPRPIPPGVDLSAFRIVQESLSNALRHAPGTAVRVGIGYGTNCVTVRITNSAPDEPVPPPRHIGHGLLGMRERTAMLAGDFTNGPTPEGGYEVVALLPLEEPV; encoded by the coding sequence ATGCGTAGGGAATGGGCGGGGGCCGGGGCGCTGCTGACAGGACGTGTGAAGGCGTTGCCGCGCATCTTGGCCCACGACCTGTGGACCACGGCCATCGACCCACCGCCCCGTTCGAAACGGCCCGGACTGCACGACTGGCTCCCGGCCCTCCTGGTTCCACTCGTGGTGTGCACGGTGCCGATCGCCGCCTTCAGCATCAACACCCTTGTGTGGCAGTACGGGATGGACTCCTGGGACGCCGTCCTTCTCGGCGGGATCCAGTCCGTGGCTCTCATCGCCGCCCTGTACCGGCCGGTTCCCGCCTGGTGGGCGGTGACCGCCGTCATGACCGTTGTCGCGCTGACCGCGAGGTTCGGGGCAGTCGACGCGCCACTGCCCTGGACCGGGCCCGGAATCGTCGTACAGGCCGGGGTCCTGCTGCTGATGGCGCTGCGGCTGCGCCCCCGCATCGCCGTCGAGGCACTCAGCCTCAGCATCCTGGTGAGCCTGGCCTGCGCCCCGCACGGCTTCGTCGCTCCTACCGCCGACACCCGTGTCGCCGTGGCCGTCCTCACCGCGGTCGTCGTGGTCGGCGCTGCGCTGCGCGGCCGTCAGGTCGCCCGCACCGAACTCGTGGCGCAGGAGGAACGCACCGCAGAGGAACGCAACCGCCGCACCCTCCTGGAGGAGCGCAACCGCATCGCCCGCGAACTTCACGACGTGGTCGCCCATCACATGTCGGTGATCTCCATCCAGGCCCAGGTCGCCCCGCACCTCGTGGAGAATCCGTCCGACGAGCTCAAGGAGAACCTCGCGGGCATCCGCGAGAACGCCGTCGACGCACTCACCGAACTGCGCCGCGTCCTCGGTGTGCTCCGCTCCGAGGACCCCCTGTCCGCCGACGCGCGACACACCCCCCAGCCCACCCTCGACCGCCTGCCCGAACTGCTCGCCAATGTGCGAGCGGCGGGCCTCAGGGTCACCACCGACCTCACAGGCACACCGCGGCCCATCCCGCCCGGCGTCGACCTCTCCGCGTTCCGTATCGTGCAGGAGTCCCTCAGCAACGCCCTGCGGCACGCGCCCGGAACCGCGGTACGCGTGGGGATCGGATACGGGACGAACTGCGTTACCGTCCGGATCACCAACTCCGCGCCGGACGAGCCGGTCCCGCCCCCGCGCCACATCGGTCACGGACTGCTCGGCATGCGGGAGCGCACCGCCATGCTGGCCGGGGACTTCACCAACGGGCCCACTCCCGAAGGCGGTTACGAAGTTGTGGCGCTACTTCCCCTGGAGGAACCCGTATGA
- a CDS encoding response regulator, producing the protein MTIRVVIADDQMMVRQGFTVLLDAEPGIEVVGQAVDGLDAVTKVAELTPDVVLMDIRMPGLGGIEATRRITAPAGSTVKVLVLTTFDLDEYVYEALRAGASGFLLKDASVAELAQAVRVVAAGDALLAPNITKRVIAEFSRVTRTPRTPEKGRAGVLTERETEVLSLIAQGLSNAEIAANLVVAEQTVKTHVGRILVKLGLRDRTQAAVFAYETGLIRPAGY; encoded by the coding sequence ATGACCATCCGTGTTGTCATCGCCGACGACCAGATGATGGTCCGCCAGGGCTTCACGGTCCTTCTTGACGCCGAGCCCGGGATCGAGGTCGTCGGCCAGGCGGTCGACGGCCTGGACGCCGTGACCAAGGTCGCCGAACTCACGCCCGACGTCGTGCTGATGGACATCCGCATGCCCGGACTCGGCGGTATCGAGGCGACGCGACGCATCACCGCGCCCGCCGGATCCACCGTCAAGGTCCTCGTCCTGACCACATTCGACCTCGACGAGTACGTGTACGAGGCGCTGCGCGCCGGTGCCTCCGGATTCCTCCTCAAGGACGCCTCGGTGGCCGAACTCGCCCAAGCGGTGAGGGTGGTGGCGGCAGGTGACGCCCTCCTCGCACCGAACATCACCAAGCGCGTCATCGCCGAGTTCTCCCGCGTCACCCGGACACCCCGCACCCCGGAAAAGGGCCGAGCGGGTGTTCTGACGGAACGCGAGACCGAGGTCCTGTCCCTCATCGCACAGGGACTCTCGAACGCCGAGATAGCAGCGAACCTGGTGGTCGCGGAACAGACGGTCAAGACCCACGTCGGCCGGATCCTGGTCAAGCTGGGGCTCCGGGACAGGACCCAGGCCGCCGTTTTCGCCTACGAGACCGGCCTGATACGCCCGGCCGGCTACTGA
- a CDS encoding DUF6630 family protein yields the protein MSGTYEARTSLAAVAALLAPAHEAVAARVLHAHDDPAGYVRDHAAVLEDRGIDGPVPDLAWIALVDALADHRLLAELDWKEDSEEIRSQLRGLASRPSVDPWVLVGADDMLLPTHEFLEARDRHFRDVGAALAVLDIESDCYPVVCLRAARVAELTALAACAGFTTQGFGA from the coding sequence ATGTCCGGTACCTACGAAGCCCGTACCTCCCTGGCCGCTGTCGCGGCATTGCTCGCTCCGGCCCATGAGGCTGTCGCCGCGCGGGTACTGCACGCGCACGACGACCCCGCGGGCTACGTGCGCGACCATGCCGCCGTATTGGAGGACCGGGGTATCGATGGGCCCGTGCCCGACCTCGCCTGGATAGCGCTCGTCGACGCGCTCGCCGACCACCGGCTGCTGGCGGAACTGGACTGGAAGGAGGACTCCGAGGAGATCCGATCCCAGCTGCGGGGTCTCGCGTCCCGGCCCTCGGTGGATCCCTGGGTGCTGGTCGGGGCGGACGACATGCTCCTGCCGACCCACGAGTTCCTGGAGGCCCGTGATCGACACTTCCGCGACGTCGGTGCGGCGCTTGCCGTCCTCGACATCGAATCGGACTGCTACCCGGTGGTGTGCCTGCGGGCCGCACGGGTGGCGGAGCTGACCGCTCTCGCAGCCTGCGCGGGCTTCACCACACAAGGTTTCGGCGCCTGA
- a CDS encoding LLM class F420-dependent oxidoreductase: MPIPLGLGLPQMKQYDLGRDVADVARAAEAVGYESLWVFERVLFPEPATQGLYGVPGLAWPDQYRSVTDPLVTLTLAAAATGRARLGTSILVAPLHVPFQLARSLASLDVASGGRVIAGLGTGWSLDEYAAASVAPFEKRGAVLDELLDVCAAVWGPDPVSYKGDLTTIAPAEVGPKPARPIPVFLPANSPRATRRLVDRADGWMPVAMGASQLAEQWQRVRDVAAERGRDRPVGVCARANARYSAEPLGSRDRKSFHGSVAQIVEDLVAHAATGVPEFILDLQGTTRDAAELIGVATAVYEAARAAGV, from the coding sequence GTGCCGATCCCGCTCGGTCTTGGCCTTCCGCAGATGAAGCAGTACGACCTCGGCCGCGACGTGGCAGACGTGGCACGGGCCGCGGAAGCGGTCGGGTACGAGAGTCTGTGGGTGTTCGAGCGGGTTCTGTTTCCCGAGCCGGCCACCCAGGGGCTTTACGGGGTCCCGGGGCTGGCCTGGCCCGATCAGTACCGCAGCGTCACCGACCCGCTGGTCACCCTGACCCTGGCCGCCGCGGCAACCGGCCGGGCCCGGCTCGGGACCAGTATTCTCGTCGCGCCCCTGCATGTGCCCTTCCAGCTGGCCCGTTCACTCGCCTCGTTGGACGTCGCCAGCGGTGGCCGGGTGATCGCGGGGCTGGGAACCGGTTGGTCCCTGGACGAGTACGCGGCCGCATCCGTCGCTCCCTTCGAGAAGCGCGGCGCGGTCCTGGACGAGCTGCTCGACGTGTGCGCGGCCGTCTGGGGCCCTGACCCCGTCTCGTACAAGGGGGATCTCACGACGATCGCCCCGGCCGAGGTGGGGCCCAAACCGGCCCGCCCCATCCCCGTGTTCCTGCCGGCGAACAGCCCCCGGGCCACTCGCCGTCTGGTCGACCGGGCCGACGGCTGGATGCCCGTCGCGATGGGTGCGTCGCAGCTGGCCGAGCAGTGGCAGCGGGTGCGGGACGTCGCCGCCGAACGGGGGCGGGACCGGCCGGTGGGTGTCTGTGCCCGTGCCAACGCGCGGTACAGCGCCGAACCGTTGGGGAGCCGGGACCGGAAGTCGTTCCACGGCAGTGTCGCGCAGATCGTCGAGGACCTGGTGGCACACGCCGCCACGGGCGTACCGGAGTTCATCCTGGACCTCCAGGGCACGACTCGTGACGCCGCAGAACTCATCGGCGTGGCGACCGCGGTGTACGAGGCCGCGCGAGCCGCCGGAGTCTGA